A genomic segment from Truepera sp. encodes:
- a CDS encoding DUF58 domain-containing protein: MLAGRTRALLDRYALASRALSRVGGERSALEPGQSVEFHDFRPYQPGDELRYVDWRVYARTGRLYTRLYQAERAVRLHLVLDTTMSMAQGGKLDYARTLVRLLSYVAQRDAPTQVHLLDGSSTPRARGRLGMLETWRFIDSAPPLPGAGVGPLTGLVRFATSLPTVQGRALVLVVSDLLEDVPIEPSLVALRARGFDVGFLQVVSAQELDPPAGLLELHDVETGERLPVGPEEVRAYREEARNYLKRIRAAVLKAGYRHQLLELAPGAEGADETAAFASLVRLGLLVKR, encoded by the coding sequence GTTACGCCCTGGCGTCGCGCGCACTGTCACGAGTCGGTGGCGAGCGCAGCGCCCTGGAGCCGGGGCAGAGCGTCGAGTTCCACGACTTCCGGCCCTACCAGCCCGGTGACGAGCTGCGGTACGTGGACTGGCGCGTCTACGCGCGCACCGGGCGCCTCTACACCCGCCTCTACCAGGCCGAGCGCGCCGTCCGCCTGCACCTGGTGCTCGACACCACCATGAGCATGGCCCAGGGCGGCAAGCTCGACTACGCCCGCACGCTCGTGCGCCTACTCTCCTACGTCGCCCAACGCGACGCCCCCACGCAGGTCCACTTGCTGGACGGCAGTTCCACCCCACGCGCCAGGGGGCGGCTGGGCATGCTCGAGACGTGGCGCTTCATCGACTCCGCGCCTCCGCTCCCAGGCGCCGGCGTCGGCCCCCTGACGGGCCTGGTGCGCTTCGCGACCAGCCTGCCCACCGTACAAGGGCGCGCCCTCGTGCTCGTCGTCTCCGACCTGCTCGAGGACGTCCCCATCGAGCCCAGCCTCGTGGCGCTCAGGGCGCGGGGCTTCGACGTCGGCTTCTTGCAGGTCGTCTCCGCCCAGGAGCTCGACCCCCCCGCAGGCCTGTTGGAGCTCCACGACGTCGAGACGGGCGAGCGCCTGCCCGTGGGGCCCGAAGAGGTGCGGGCTTACCGAGAGGAGGCGCGCAACTACCTCAAGCGCATCCGTGCGGCGGTCCTTAAGGCCGGCTACCGCCACCAGTTGCTCGAGCTGGCGCCGGGCGCCGAGGGCGCGGACGAGACCGCCGCGTTCGCGTCGCTGGTCCGGCTGGGGTTGCTCGTCAAGCGCTGA